In a single window of the Cygnus olor isolate bCygOlo1 chromosome 5, bCygOlo1.pri.v2, whole genome shotgun sequence genome:
- the ATG2B gene encoding autophagy-related protein 2 homolog B isoform X3, which produces MPWPFSESIKKRACRYLLQRYLGHFLQEKLSLEQLSLDLYQGTGSLTQVPLDKWCLNEILESADAPLEVTDGFIQSISLSVPWGSLLQDNCALEVKGLEMVFRPRPRLASGSEPMYWSSFMTSSMQLAKECLSQKLTDEQGEGSQPFEGLEKFAETIETVLRRVKVTFLDTVLRVEHVPENSKSGTALEIRIERTMYCDETADECSGINVHQPTAFAHKLLQLSGVSFFWDEFPASTKSSPVCSATQLATEPKLSPSWNPKITYEPHPQLTRNLPEITPSDPVQISKLIGRMELSLTLKQNEVLPGAKLDVDGQVDSVHLFLSPRQVHLLLDMVAAIAGPESLSRIELSNKDRKNRPMKQEDEYRIQMELKRYLRKESLSAGASSEQSFYETETARTPSSREEEVFFSMADMDMSHSLSSLPPLGDPPTMDLDLSLTSTYTTTPAGSPLSTTVLQPTWGDFLDRNRQELQPPRGSSLTANVVHQTSLRRTSIPSRSVSVDESRPELLFRLAVGTFSVSVLHIDPLPPPESSLNHNPLTPMARDFFARIEKIEPVKFATEDFLSFREVFAEACSHDHLRFIGTGIKVSYEQRQRSASRSFSTDLSIGDMEFLECLFSTDSHSIQPHYTELLTFHSEEEDTHALPCLQLHYKHSDNRGPQGSQGRLSSVPQKAELQIKLSPVFCELDISIVDRLNSLLQPQKLTTVEMMASHMYTSYNKHINLHKAFTEVFLDDSHTPANCRVSVQVTAPALNLSVRFPIPDLRSDQERGPWFKKSLQKEILHLEFTDMEFKTEFIGGSTPEQVKLELTFKELTGSFEEDKAQAPIKFFQVSGGVDGDMTSSDNFDWPRIVLKINPLAVHSILERIAAEEEEGDGNFQEEEEGGPHSLKDVCDIRRPEPSPFSSRRVMFENEEMVMPGDIVEMTEFQDKTINNSHYVLELMLPNIHLTLPNKSFYEKLYNRISNDLLLWEPTAPSPVETFENLSYGVGLSVASQLINTFSKDSFSQFKSAVHYDDESGSEEETLQYYSAVDPNYRSRRRKKLDSQNKNSQSFLSVLLNVTHGLVSIFTDVKQDDGNILEGKYGEFWFEFNSGSLFSVTKYEGFEDRHYVCLHSGSLNLYHQGMVDGVVPSSEVRLPSTIRPHWLEPTICFSEEDGLSRTTSDGVGVDCPNMLTVAVKIQSDKIESNTKEFLVAVGLRGATLQHRVLPSGLSWHEQILYFLNISDEPVLGYNPPATVTTFHVHLWSCALDYRPLFLPVRSLLTVETFSISSSVAVDKSSSTLRIILDEAALHLSDKCNTVMVNLHRDYVRVMDMGLLELTITTVKSDSEEERTKPRFELHCSSDVIHIRTCSDSCAALMNLIQYIASYGDLHPPTKTEIKCGVSKPKMKVESFSQPSSHGPALAESEQQILRDLMSDAMEEIETHQTASAMKPESNGVLDDRSQTQEPSCSDLFLFPDESGNASQDSSPTYASFTHHLINEAVGDVPAESDDFCILFAPKVAVADKEEEPVIKKMVDDAIIIRENHFSQPIKKTDTSKAPLHFPVPLVRYVVKEISLIWHLYGGRDFGTAPPTSPAKSFIPHSSPSHTPTRHGRSTACGGRGRNPDFLMEIQLSKVKFQHEVYPPGGAEGESSLLEQPVSRQVFIVQDLEIRDRLATSQMNKFLYLYCSKEMPRKAHSNMLTVKALHVRPESGRSPQECCLRVSLMPLRLNIDQDALFFLKDFFTSLSTEVELLVTPDPEVKKSPGAEVTCSLPRHVSSLKDPSPVISFSSHKQTTENGTFDPMDVVNGDDHHFSQEATSYSDQPVFFREFRFTSEVPIRLDYHGKHVSMDQGTLAGILIGLAQLNCSELKLKRLCYRHGLLGVDKLFSYAISEWLNDIKKNQLPGILGGVGPMHSLVQLVQGLKDLVWLPIEQYRKDGRIVRGFQRGAASFGTSTAMAALELTNRMVQTIQAAAETAYDMVSPGPTFIETKKIKRFPRHRLAHQPVDLREGVAKAYSVVKEGITDTAQTIYETAAREHENRGVTGAVGGVLRQIPPTVVKPFIVATEATSNVLGGMRNQIRPDVRQEESQKWRLGED; this is translated from the exons AACTATGTACTGTGATGAAACTGCTGATGAGTGCTCTGGAATTAATGTACATCAGCCCACAGCTTTTGCTCACAAGTTACTTCAGCTCTCAGGTGTCTCTTTCTTCTGGGATGAGTTTCCCGCATCAACAAAGTCCTCCCCAGTGTGTTCAGCTACACAgctg GCAACTGAGCCAAAGCTTTCACCTAGCTGGAACCCAAAAATCACTTATGAGCCACATCCGCAATTAACAAGAAACTTGCCAGAAATTACTCCTTCTGACCCTGTACAGATCAGTAAGCTGATTGGTAGAATGGAGCTGAGCCTaacattaaagcaaaatgaagtaCTTCCTGGAGCTAAG TTGGATGTGGATGGACAGGTAGACTCTGTACATCTGTTTCTGTCACCAAGGCAGGTGCATCTTCTGTTGGACATGGTAGCAGCTATTGCAGGACCAG AGAGCCTAAGCAGGATAGAATTGTCAAATAAAGATAGGAAGAACCGACCGATGAAGCAGGAGGATGAGTATCGAATTCAGATGGAGTTGAAACgttatttaagaaaagagtCTTTATCTGCAGGAGCCTCATCTGAACAAAGCTTCTATGAAACAGAGACTGCCAGAACGCCTTCTAGTCGTG AAGAAGAAGTTTTTTTCTCGATGGCTGACATGGACATGTCTCAcagcctttcctcccttccaccTCTTGGAGACCCTCCTACTATGGATCTAGACTTGTCTTTAACTAGTACGTACACAACTACACCAGCAGGATCTCCACTGAGCACTACAGTG cttcaaCCAACTTGGGGTGATTTTCTTGACCGTAACAGACAAGAGCTACAACCTCCTAGAGGTTCTTCGCTTACAGCCAATGTGGTTCACCAGACTTCCTTAAGAAGGACAT CTATTCCATCCAGATCTGTTTCTGTGGATGAATCCAGACCTGAGCTTCTTTTTAGACTGGCAGTGGGAACTTTCTCAGTGTCTGTACTTCATATTGACCCTTTACCCCCACCTGAAAGTTCACTGAACCATAACCCATTGACACCAATGGCTCGGGATTTCTTTGCCCGAATAGAAAAGATTGAGCCAGTTAAGTTTGCAACAGAAGATTTTCTATCCTTCCGAGAAGTGTTTGCAGAAGCTTGTTCTCATGATCACCTTAG ATTTATAGGTACTGGCATCAAAGTGTCTTATGAACAGAGACAAAGGTCTGCCTCTCGAAGTTTTAGTACTGATTTATCCATTGGGGATATGGAGTTCCTGGAATGCCTTTTCTCTACTGACTCTCATTCCATTCAGCCTCACTATACAGag CTGCTGACATTTCATTCTGAAGAAGAAGACACTCATGCTCTGCCATGTCTTCAGCTTCATTATAAGCATTCAGATAATAGAGGACCTCAG ggTAGTCAAGGGAGACTCAGTTCTGttccacagaaagcagaattacaAATAAAGTTAAGTCCAGTGTTTTGTGAGCTGGATATTAGTATTGTAGATAGATTAAATTCTTTACTTCAACCACAGAAACTAACTACAGTGGAGATGATGGCATCTCATATGTACACTTCTTACAACAAGCACATAAATCTG CATAAAGCATTTACTGAAGTTTTTCTGGATGATTCACATACTCCTGCAAACTGTAGAGTTTCAGTTCAAGTCACTGCCCCTGCATTAAATCTGTCTGTTCGCTTCCCAATACCTGACCTGCGGTCAGATCAGGAAAGAGGACCATGGTTTAAGAAATCACTTCAGAAGGAGATTCTTCATCTTGAATTTACAGATATggaatttaaaactgaatttataGGAGGGTCAACTCCAGAACAAGTTAAATTAGAACTTACATTCAAAGAGCTAACTG GTTCATTTGAAGAAGATAAAGCCCAAGCACCAATAAAATTTTTTCAAGTGTCTGGTGGCGTAGATGGAGATATGACATCATCAGATAACTTTGACTGGCCTCg GATTGTATTGAAAATAAACCCTTTGGCTGTGCACTCCATTCTGGAAAGGATAGCagctgaggaggaagaaggagatgGTAATTttcaagaggaagaagaaggagggCCTCATTCTTTGAAGGATGTCTGTGATATTAGAAGACCAGagccttctcctttttcttctcgTAGGGTcatgtttgaaaatgaagag atggtGATGCCAGGAGATATAGTTGAAATGACTGAATTTCAAGATAAAACGATTAACAATTCTCATTATGTACTGGAACTCATGTTACCAAACATTCACTTAACATTaccaaacaaaagcttttacGAAAAACTTTACAATAG GATCAGCAATGATTTACTGCTGTGGGAACCAACAGCTCCATCTCCTgtagaaacatttgaaaacctTTCTTATGGTGTTGGATTATCTGTGGCCAGCCAGCTCATCAATACTTTCAGTAAAGACAGCTTTAGTCAGTTTAAATCTGCAGTTCATTATG ATGATGAGAGTGGATCAGAGGAGGAAACACTACAATACTATTCTGCTGTTGATCCAAACTATCGTTCACGCAGAAGGAAAAAGCTTGACTCTCAGAACAAGAACTCACAAAGCTTTCTGTCTGTTCTGCTAAATGTGACACATGGATTAGTGTCAATATTCACAGATGTAAAG cAGGATGATGGAAATATACTGGAAGGAAAATATGGCGAATTCTGGTTTGAATTCAACAGCGGTTCACTTTTTAGTGTGACTAAATACGAAGGCTTTGAAGACAGACACTACGTTTGCCTCCATTCTGGCAGCCTCAATTTATATCATCAAG GTATGGTGGATGGGGTCGTCCCTTCATCCGAAGTACGACTGCCCAGCACGATACGTCCCCATTGGTTAGAACCTACTATTTGTTTTTCGGAAGAAGATGGTCTTAGTAGGACTACTTCAGATGGTGTGGGAGTGGACTGTCCAAATATGTTGACCGTTGCAGTCAAAATCCAATCAGATAAAATAGAGAGCAATacaaag GAATTTCTAGTTGCTGTTGGACTAAGAGGAGCCACCCTTCAGCACAGAGTGTTGCCTTCCGGCTTAAGCTGGCATGAACAG attttatattttttgaatatttctgatGAGCCTGTTTTGGGATATAATCCTCCAGCTACAGTTACAACTTTTCATGTACATCTGTGGAGTTGTGCTCTTGATTACAG GCCTTTATTTTTGCCGGTCAGATCACTACTTACTGTTGAAACTTTCAGCATTTCCAGCAGTGTTGCAGTAGATAAATCCTCTTCTACTCTCAG aatAATTTTAGATGAAGCTGCTTTGCATCTGTCTGACAAATGCAACACTGTTATGGTGAACCTCCATAGAG ATTATGTTCGTGTTATGGATATGGGATTGCTGGAACTAACTATTACAACAGTAAAATCTGATTCTGAGGAGGAAAGA ACTAAACCACGTTTTGAGCTGCATTGTTCCAGTGATGTAATCCATATTCGCACCTGCTCCGATTCATGTGCTGCACTAATGAATCTTATACAATACATTGCAAGTTATGGTGATCTACATCCTCCAACTAAGACAGAGATTAAATGCGGAGTTAGCAAGCCGAAAATGAAG GTAGAGAGTTTTAGCCAACCCTCTTCACATGGACCAGCCCTTGCTGAATCAGAGCAACAGATTTTACGGGATTTGATGAGTGATGCTATGGAGGAAATCGAGACTCATCAGACTGCATCTGCCATGAAGCCAGAGTCTAATG GTGTTTTGGATGACAGGTCTCAAACTCAGGAGCCATCTTGCTCAGATCTCTTCCTGTTTCCAGATGAAAGTGGAAATGCGTCACAAGATTCAAGCCCCACTTATGCTTCATTCACTCATCACCTGATAAATGAAGCTGTGGGAGATGTTCCTGCAGAAAGTGATGACTTCTGCATTCTTTTCGCCCCCAAAGTCGCTGTTGCT GACAAAGAAGAAGaaccagtaattaaaaaaatggttgaTGATGCAATTATTATAAGGGAAAATCATTTCAGCCAACctataaaaaaaacagatacaagCAAAGCTCCCCTTCATTTTCCCGTTCCTCTGGTACGCTATGTTGTGAAGGAAATCTCTCTTATTTGGCATCTTTATGGTGGAAGGGATTTTGGGACTGCACCACCAACATCTCCAGCTAAAAGTTTCAT TCCCCATAGTTCTCCTTCTCATACACCAACAAGGCATGGAAGGAGTACAGCAtgtgggggaagaggaagaaacccAGATTTCCTAATGGAAATACAATTGAGCAAG GTGAAATTCCAGCATGAGGTATACCCTCCAGGTGGTGCAGAAGGTGAATCCAGTCTGTTGGAACAGCCAGTGTCACGTCAGGTTTTTATTGTTCAAGACCTGGAGATTAGAGACCGCTTAGCTACATCACAGATGAATAAATTTCTTTACCTCTACTGTAGTAAGGAGATGCCCAGAAAAGCACATTCAAACATG TTAACAGTTAAAGCATTGCATGTCCGTCCAGAGTCTGGCAGATCCCCACAGGAATGTTGTTTACGCGTTTCACTAATGCCACTTCGCCTCAACATTGACCAG GAtgccttgtttttcttgaaagacTTTTTCACTAGCCTGTCTACAGAAGTAGAACTCTTAGTTACTCCAGATCCTGAAG TTAAAAAGTCTCCTGGTGCTGAAGTTACATGTAGTTTGCCCAGGCATGTCAGCAGCCTTAAGGACCCAAGTCCagtcatttctttctcatcacACAagcaaacaactgaaaatggTACCTTTGATCCTATGGATGTGGTTAATGGAGATGATCATCATTTCTCACAAGAAGCGACGTCATACAGTGATCAGCCAGTATTTTTCAG AGAATTTCGTTTTACATCAGAAGTTCCAATACGGCTTGATTACCATGGCAAACATGTATCAATGGATCAG GGGACACTAGCTGGGATTCTTATTGGGCTTGCTCAATTAAACTGTTCAGAATTAAAGCTGAAGAGACTTTGTTACAGACATGG CTTATTAGGTGTGGATAAATTGTTCTCCTATGCAATCAGTGAATGGCTTAATGATATAAAGAAAAACCAGCTGCCAGGAATTTTGGGAGGAGTAGGGCCTATGCACTCGCTAGTGCAGTTAG TTCAAGGTCTGAAAGACTTGGTGTGGTTACCAATTGAACAGTACCGGAAGGATGGCCGTATTGTAAGAGGCTTTCAAAGAGGAGCAGCATCTTTTGGTACTTCAACTGCAATGGCAGCGCTGGAGCTGACAAACAGAATGGTTCAGACTATACAG gcagctgcagaaacTGCATATGACATGGTATCACCAGGGCCTACCtttattgaaacaaaaaagataaaacgATTCCCTCGCCATCGTTTGGCTCATCAGCCAGTAGACTTACGGGAAGGTGTTGCCAAAGCATACAGTGTAGTAAAAGAG GGAATTACAGACACAGCTCAAACCATCTATGAGACTGCTGCTCGTGAGCATGAAAACAGAGGAGTAACTGGAGCAGTAGGAGGAGTCCTCCGCCAAATTCCACCAACTGTGGTAAAACCCTTCATTGTTGCAACAGAGGCAACCTCAAATGTTTTAGGTGGAATGAGAAACCAGATCAGGCCAGATGTGCGTCAAGAAGAGTCTCAGAAATGGCGCCTTGGGGAAgactga